GGAGCCCTAACCCTGAAGTCGCAAGCAATATCATAAGTCATTGCCTGGAGCAAAATCTTATTTTAATGGGTTGCGGCACTTACAAAAATGTCATTCGCTGGATCCCACCTCTTGTAGTGACCGAATCTGAAATCAATAAAAGCCTGCGAATTTTTGAAAAGGCCTTAGAACTGGTTTAATAAAAAATCGTGACTCATGAAACTTAGAAATCGATCCTTACTTAAAAATCAATCCTATATTAATGGGAACTTTACAGACGCTTCCTCAGGAAAAACCTTTTCCGTTGTCAACCCTTATGACGGAAACCTTATCACTCAAGTATCCAATTGCGACAGAACAGATACGAAAAAAGCGATTTTGGCGGCACAATATGCCCTGGATGGCTGGAAAAAATTAACCGGGATTGAAAGAGGCCGTATTTTGAGAAGATGGTATGAATTACAAATAGAACATCTTGAAGATTTGGCCATTTTGTTAACTGCTGAACAAGGCAAGCCACTTGTAGAGTCTCGTGGAGAGATTCTTTACGGCGCCTCTTTTGTTGAGTGGTTTGCTGAAGAAGCAAAAAGAGTATATGGCGATATTATTCCTGCACATCAGCAAGACATAAGAATCAGTGTAATAAAACAACCCGTGGGTGTAGTGGCGGCAATAACACCTTGGAATTTTCCCAACGCCATGATTACCAGAAAAGTAGCCCCGGCACTTGCCGCAGGATGTACCATGGTATTAAAGGCCCCAAAACTTACTCCACTATCGGCTCTTGCATTGGCTGTTCTCGGAGAACAAGCAGGTATTCCGTCAGGAGTATTCAATGTCATTACAAGTGATAATGCAAGTGAAATTGGAAATGAATTAACCGAGAATCCCATCGTTAGAAAACTTTCTTTCACCGGTTCGACACCAGTGGGTAAACATCTTATTAAAAAATGCGCGGATACTGTAAAAAAAGTATCGATGGAATTGGGTGGAAATGCCCCGTTTATCGTTTTCAGTGATGCTGATCTTGATAAAGCTGTTGAAGGGGTGATTAACTCTAAATTCAGAAATGCCGGGCAAACCTGTGTTTGCAGTAATAGAATATTTGTACAAGAAGAGGTTTATGATGTGTTTAATTCTAAACTGGCGGCAGCGATAAAGAAGTTGCGCTTAGGAAATGGTTTGGATGAACAAGTACATATCGGGCCCTTAGTTGAAGAAAAAGCCGTAAAATTTGTAGAGGATCTTGTAGCCGATGCCAAGGACCATGGTGCTCAAATTTTGACAGGTGGCAAGCGATACAATCTGCATGAAGACTCCTTAATCTATGAACCAACACTCTTGACAGATGCTACCCAGAATATGAGGATCTTTAGAGAGGAAATATTTGGCCCTGTTGCACCAATCTATGAATTCAGAAATGAAGAGGAAGTAATCAAAATGGCCAATGATACGCCTTATGGCCTGGCATGTTATTTTTATGGAAAAGATTTCGCTCAGATAACACGTGTTTCAGAAGCTTTAGAATATGGAATGGTTGGAATTAACACAGGAAAAATATCTACTACCCTTGCACCATTTGGAGGAATAAAAGAAAGCGGGTTTGGCAGAGAAGGCTCCAAATATGGAATTGACGAATATCTGGAAATCAAATATCTGTGCTTTGGCGATATAAACTAAAGAATTACAGCCTCCTCTTATGAATAATTAGTAAAACGAGAGGAGGCTATAATTCTTGATTTCAATTCACTATTTCATGAAATTTGTAACCTCGAATTCATCCTTGAGCAATTGATCGGCACTTGAGCTGGGCCCCATATACAATTCATATTCCATCTCTTCAACCTTCCATTCCTTTTCTTCAGGATCGTACCAAGCCAGATCCTCAACCTTAACTTCAAACGGAACTACTTTGGTCTCACCCGGTTGAAGTTTTATTTTATCAAAGCCTCTTAACAATTTTACAGGTCGATCAATTTGAGAATTTTTAAAGCCTACATATAACTGAACTATTTCTTCTCCGGCCATATCTCCTGTATTGGTTACCTCAATACTTGCTTTTAAGGTATCATCTGGTGTTAACGCTGAATTTTGAATAGTCAAATTATTATAAGCGTAACTGGTATAGCTTAATCCGTAACCGAAGGGGTAGGCTACCTCAATATCATTCTTGTCAAACAGGGTATAACCATGATAGTAACCATATTCAATTTTAAGCGTGTAAGGATTAAAGTAAGGGTAGTCAGAATCATTTCTGGCAATGGAGAAAGGCAATTTTCCACTTGGATTGACTTTTCCATATAAGACATTTGCCAGTGCCGTCCCTCCTTCCATACCGCTATACCATGCAAACACTATTGACGGCACTTTGGATTCCCAGGCATTCATATTGATGGCGCTTCCTCCAACGTAAACAACTACCACCTTCTTATTAACCGAGGACACAGCCTCTATAAGAGCTTCGTCTTCAGGTAATAAGCGCAAACTTTCTCTGTCACCGCCAATTCCTTTTTCACCCAGTAATCTTCCGGCTTCAGCAGATTTTTCCATATCATCTTTCATATTGATATACTCACCTTCATTCTCAAAAGTATAACCCACAACTAGGATTACCTGATCCGATTGCTTGGCCTTTTCTGCTGCAAGTTGAGTGTCGGGGCCATCATATAATTCAATCTCATTACCTATCGATTCATTTAAGGATTTGATCCCCTCATAAGGGGTTGTTATATTCAATGATGTGGAATTACTGCTGCCATGGTCTCCGGTGTTCTCTGCATTGGCAAGCCGTCCTAAAACCAAAACTTTTTGTCCGGATTCAGAGGCTAAAGGAAGTAAGTTATCGTTCTTGATAAGGACCATGCTCTTCTCGGCAGCAACTCTTGCCAGAGCTACATGCGATTCTTTTTCTATTTCCTCATAGCCATAGGTTTCCTGATCGTCGCTAAAGGAATATTTAAGCCTTGTTTCAAGGGTTCGGGTTACAATCTTGTCTATATCTGCTTCGCTGATTTCTCCATTTTCTATTCCTTCTTCAAGAATTTCGTATTTGTATACTTGCTGATAGGGCATTTCAACATCCAGCCCTGCTTTTACGCTGCCTATTCCGTCATAGGTTCCTTTAAACCAATCTGAACTTACAAATCCTTTAAAACCCCATTCATTTCTTAAGATATCATTTAAAAGATATTTATTATTTGCCAGATACTCTCCCCTCACCTTATTGTAAGCACTCATGATGGAAGCCGGTTTCCCAACCTGTATGGTTTTCTTGAAATGGGGCAGATAAACTTCTCTTAAGGTTCTTTCATCAAGTTCAACATCAACCACGAACCTTGAATTATCCAGGCTGTTCAGGGCAAAGTGTTTTGGGCAGGCCATTACGTTGTGCTTCTCTATTCCTCTCACGGCGGCTACTCCAAATTCACCCAATAACCATGGATCCTCCCCATAGGTTTCCTGGGCCCTGCCCCAAGCAGGATGACGCAACAAATTGATACAGGGTGTCGCAGCGTAATTTACTTTATTCGCTCTCATTTCAATGGCAATCACTTCATGGATTCTTTCTTCCAGATCCACGTCCCAACTTGCTCCGCGGGCCATTCCCACAGGAAATGTGGTCACACTATTAACTTTGTGGTCCATCACCCTGGCACCCCTTGGGCCGTCTGATAATACCCAGGGTGGAATATGTAATCTTTTGTTCTCACCAACATAAACATGCGGAAACCTGTTCTTCATCAAAAAGCCAATCGCCAATTTAGGAATCTGATACATTTTCTCCCCGTACATCTGATCGATCTTTTCCCTGAGATCCATTTTTGCAACCAGCTCTTCTGCCAGAATAGAATAACCCTCCTCGTTCTCAGGTTCAGGCAGAAGCTCCTTATCGGCCTGTAATTCGTACATATTATAA
This DNA window, taken from Lutimonas zeaxanthinifaciens, encodes the following:
- a CDS encoding NAD-dependent succinate-semialdehyde dehydrogenase, whose protein sequence is MKLRNRSLLKNQSYINGNFTDASSGKTFSVVNPYDGNLITQVSNCDRTDTKKAILAAQYALDGWKKLTGIERGRILRRWYELQIEHLEDLAILLTAEQGKPLVESRGEILYGASFVEWFAEEAKRVYGDIIPAHQQDIRISVIKQPVGVVAAITPWNFPNAMITRKVAPALAAGCTMVLKAPKLTPLSALALAVLGEQAGIPSGVFNVITSDNASEIGNELTENPIVRKLSFTGSTPVGKHLIKKCADTVKKVSMELGGNAPFIVFSDADLDKAVEGVINSKFRNAGQTCVCSNRIFVQEEVYDVFNSKLAAAIKKLRLGNGLDEQVHIGPLVEEKAVKFVEDLVADAKDHGAQILTGGKRYNLHEDSLIYEPTLLTDATQNMRIFREEIFGPVAPIYEFRNEEEVIKMANDTPYGLACYFYGKDFAQITRVSEALEYGMVGINTGKISTTLAPFGGIKESGFGREGSKYGIDEYLEIKYLCFGDIN
- a CDS encoding beta-glucosidase family protein produces the protein MKKIAIKILKVLGVILVLLVIFGAGIYYKSVNYNMYELQADKELLPEPENEEGYSILAEELVAKMDLREKIDQMYGEKMYQIPKLAIGFLMKNRFPHVYVGENKRLHIPPWVLSDGPRGARVMDHKVNSVTTFPVGMARGASWDVDLEERIHEVIAIEMRANKVNYAATPCINLLRHPAWGRAQETYGEDPWLLGEFGVAAVRGIEKHNVMACPKHFALNSLDNSRFVVDVELDERTLREVYLPHFKKTIQVGKPASIMSAYNKVRGEYLANNKYLLNDILRNEWGFKGFVSSDWFKGTYDGIGSVKAGLDVEMPYQQVYKYEILEEGIENGEISEADIDKIVTRTLETRLKYSFSDDQETYGYEEIEKESHVALARVAAEKSMVLIKNDNLLPLASESGQKVLVLGRLANAENTGDHGSSNSTSLNITTPYEGIKSLNESIGNEIELYDGPDTQLAAEKAKQSDQVILVVGYTFENEGEYINMKDDMEKSAEAGRLLGEKGIGGDRESLRLLPEDEALIEAVSSVNKKVVVVYVGGSAINMNAWESKVPSIVFAWYSGMEGGTALANVLYGKVNPSGKLPFSIARNDSDYPYFNPYTLKIEYGYYHGYTLFDKNDIEVAYPFGYGLSYTSYAYNNLTIQNSALTPDDTLKASIEVTNTGDMAGEEIVQLYVGFKNSQIDRPVKLLRGFDKIKLQPGETKVVPFEVKVEDLAWYDPEEKEWKVEEMEYELYMGPSSSADQLLKDEFEVTNFMK